Proteins encoded in a region of the Roseateles sp. SL47 genome:
- a CDS encoding pyridoxal-phosphate dependent enzyme, which produces MTAIPSAPASTSATADRPADPSSSRRSAADAPRPAVLDLIGNTPLVPVRRLDTGPCELFLKLESQNPGGSIKDRIGLSMIEAAERDGLLPPGGTVVEATAGNTGLGLALVARAKGYRVVLVVPDKMSAEKVLQLKALGAEVHMTRSDVGKGHPDYYQDRAARLVQDIPGAWYADQFNNPANPLAHETTTGPEIWQQTGHRIDALVCGVGSGGTLTGLSRFFAKVRPGLDLVLADPEGSVLKDYVETGHYGEAGAWAVEGIGEDFIPPIADLSGVRHAYAVSDTESFATARELYRAEGILAGSSSGTLLAAALRYCRAQTTPRRVVTFVCDTGTRYLSKVYNDHWMFDQGLLQRAHQGDLRDLVSRRAEDGAVVSVSPEDTLATAFSRMRQADVSQLPVLRQGRLVGLLDESDLLAQMHMDARHFKDPVESAMSHDVHTLPPGAPLASLIEQLRRGLVAVIADDQRFYGLVTRFDLLNHLRKGLS; this is translated from the coding sequence ATGACCGCCATCCCCTCTGCCCCCGCTTCGACCTCGGCCACGGCGGACCGTCCCGCAGATCCCTCTTCGTCCCGCCGCTCAGCCGCAGACGCCCCGCGCCCTGCCGTGCTGGACCTGATCGGCAACACGCCGCTGGTGCCGGTGCGCCGGCTGGACACCGGCCCCTGCGAACTCTTCCTGAAGCTGGAATCCCAGAATCCGGGCGGCTCCATCAAGGACCGCATCGGCCTGTCCATGATCGAAGCCGCCGAGCGCGATGGCCTGCTGCCGCCCGGCGGCACCGTGGTGGAGGCCACTGCCGGCAACACCGGCCTGGGCCTGGCTCTGGTGGCGCGGGCCAAGGGCTACCGGGTGGTGCTGGTGGTGCCCGACAAGATGTCGGCGGAAAAGGTGTTGCAGCTCAAGGCGCTGGGTGCCGAGGTCCACATGACCCGTTCCGATGTGGGCAAGGGGCACCCGGACTACTACCAGGACCGCGCCGCCCGCCTGGTGCAGGACATCCCCGGCGCCTGGTATGCGGACCAGTTCAACAACCCGGCCAATCCCCTGGCCCATGAAACCACCACCGGCCCCGAGATCTGGCAGCAGACCGGCCACCGTATCGATGCGCTGGTGTGCGGGGTGGGCTCCGGCGGCACGCTGACGGGCCTGTCGCGCTTCTTTGCCAAGGTCCGGCCGGGCCTGGACCTGGTGCTGGCCGACCCGGAGGGGTCGGTGCTGAAGGACTATGTGGAAACCGGCCACTACGGTGAAGCCGGGGCCTGGGCGGTCGAGGGCATCGGCGAAGACTTCATTCCGCCGATTGCCGACCTCAGCGGTGTGCGCCACGCCTATGCAGTGAGCGACACCGAGAGCTTTGCCACCGCCCGCGAGCTCTACCGCGCCGAAGGCATCCTGGCCGGCTCCTCCAGCGGCACGCTGCTGGCGGCCGCCCTGCGTTACTGCCGGGCCCAGACCACGCCGCGCCGGGTGGTGACCTTTGTCTGCGATACCGGCACCCGGTATCTCTCCAAGGTCTACAACGATCACTGGATGTTCGACCAGGGCCTGCTGCAGCGCGCCCATCAAGGTGACCTGCGGGACCTGGTCTCCCGCCGGGCCGAGGACGGCGCGGTGGTGAGCGTGTCGCCGGAGGACACGCTGGCAACGGCCTTCTCGCGCATGCGCCAGGCCGATGTCTCCCAATTGCCGGTCCTGCGCCAGGGCCGGCTGGTGGGCCTGCTGGACGAATCCGACCTGCTGGCCCAGATGCACATGGACGCCCGTCACTTCAAGGACCCGGTGGAGAGCGCCATGAGCCATGATGTACACACCCTGCCGCCCGGTGCGCCGCTGGCCTCGCTGATTGAACAGCTGCGCCGCGGCCTGGTGGCGGTGATTGCCGACGACCAGCGCTTTTATGGCCTGGTCACCCGATTCGATCTGCTGAACCATCTGCGAAAGGGCTTGTCATGA
- a CDS encoding trans-sulfuration enzyme family protein translates to MSQDHQDSHGAPLRFDTLAIHGGQHPDPLTGAVMPPIYATSTYRQQSPGVHQGYEYGRTHNPTRQAYERAVASLEGGAQGFAFSSGLAAMATVLDTLEAGSHIVAGDDLYGGSYRLFERVRRKSAGLQVTYVDSTDPEQVRAALRPDTKLIWIETPSNPILKLTDLSAVAAIAREHGALTVADNTFASPWGQRPLSLGFDLVLHSATKYLNGHSDVISGVVVVGGAPRQAALREQLEFLHNAIGSVSGPFDSFLALRGLKTLALRMARHNDSALTLARWLEAQPKVRKVFYPGLESHPQHALAQRQMRGGGGMISVQLDTDLAGARRFLERVRIFSLAESLGGVESLISLPALMTHASIPADKRAQLGITDSLVRISAGIEDVEDLKADLQAGLDSI, encoded by the coding sequence ATGAGCCAGGACCATCAGGATTCCCACGGCGCGCCGCTGCGCTTTGACACGCTGGCCATCCACGGCGGCCAGCATCCGGACCCCCTGACCGGCGCGGTGATGCCGCCGATTTATGCCACCTCCACCTATCGGCAGCAGAGCCCGGGGGTGCACCAGGGCTATGAATACGGCCGCACCCACAACCCCACCCGGCAGGCCTACGAGCGTGCCGTGGCCAGCCTGGAAGGCGGGGCGCAGGGGTTTGCCTTCTCGTCCGGGCTGGCGGCCATGGCCACGGTGCTGGACACGCTGGAGGCCGGGTCCCATATCGTCGCCGGGGATGACCTGTACGGCGGCAGCTACCGTCTGTTCGAGCGGGTGCGTCGCAAAAGCGCCGGCCTGCAGGTGACCTATGTCGACAGCACCGATCCCGAGCAGGTGCGCGCGGCCTTGCGGCCCGACACCAAACTCATCTGGATCGAGACACCCAGCAATCCGATCCTGAAGCTGACGGACCTGTCGGCGGTGGCTGCCATTGCGCGTGAGCACGGCGCACTGACCGTGGCGGACAACACCTTTGCCAGCCCCTGGGGCCAGCGGCCGCTTTCGCTGGGCTTTGATCTGGTGCTCCATTCCGCCACCAAATACCTCAACGGGCACAGCGACGTGATTTCCGGTGTGGTGGTGGTCGGTGGCGCGCCGCGCCAGGCGGCGCTGCGCGAGCAGTTGGAGTTCCTGCACAACGCCATCGGATCGGTGTCCGGTCCGTTCGACAGCTTTCTCGCCCTGCGCGGCTTGAAGACGCTGGCCCTGCGCATGGCCCGACACAACGACAGCGCGCTGACGCTGGCGCGTTGGCTGGAAGCGCAGCCGAAGGTGCGCAAGGTCTTTTACCCGGGGCTGGAAAGCCATCCGCAGCATGCGCTGGCCCAGCGGCAGATGCGCGGCGGCGGCGGCATGATCAGCGTGCAGCTGGACACTGATCTGGCCGGCGCCCGTCGCTTCCTGGAGCGGGTGCGCATCTTCTCGCTGGCGGAAAGCCTGGGCGGGGTGGAGAGCCTGATCTCGTTGCCCGCGCTGATGACCCATGCCTCCATCCCGGCGGACAAGCGGGCCCAGTTGGGCATCACCGATTCCCTGGTCCGGATTTCGGCCGGCATCGAGGACGTGGAAGACCTGAAGGCGGATCTCCAGGCGGGCCTGGATTCGATCTGA